The DNA sequence TGGTAAACAAGCGAGCTAATACAAAAGTGTACGAATGGAGTCAAAGTGACAACGAACGAGAATTCGAATGACGAAACTGAGCTGAGCGAGCGAACTGAGAGCGGACATTGCGTCAGGGGCGCGACTGATAACACGTCGTCCCCCGGTCAGGTTGCGATGGAGGCTTCTTGTCGCACCCAGTTTATTGACCATGCATGTAACATTTCGCCGACGCCATCCTTCTATTCACATACCAAAGAGACTGGGAATACTTACCAATGACAACATGGATATCAATTACAGAGATAGCAGGATGCCATTCGGAGATGCCGTCATTTGCTGCACAACTCCGCTTATTTATGGTTATCCACCTCTTTCGTATCAACGTTGCGTTCAAATGCATAATGTTTTATACTTCTTCATACAGTTCTAAAGTCAACTATTTAAGCGATGTTCTTGCCCCTGACAAAGGTGCCAACAAAATCGGCAAAATACTAAAAACCATCATGTCAGTTTTCATATTTAGTCTTTCTTTCACACTATGAAGCTACACACCTTGCCCTGGTGGGCGGCGATTCTGAGGTCCTTAACGGTGGGCTGCAAGTGGCCGTCCGAAGCAGCCACTGTAGAGCTTCCATACGGAGACCCGCCAGAAACCTCGTCAATGTTACCAACAGAGGGCTCAGAGTAGCCAATGGGGACATATACGAGGCCTTGGTgggcaaagaaggggaagctGGAGATGGCAGTGGACTGTAATCAAGTGAAGTTAGCGGCATGCGCCCAAGTATAAATGGCGACTAGAGAAAGCGATTGTGGCAAACTGAAAGGGAATAGGGTATAGAAGTATTAAAGACAGAGGgaatgatggaagaacGAAAAACAACACATACTTCGTGACCAGAATGCTGACCTGCAGcagaggtgaagagggaaaCCTACGCAAGTGTGTCAGCTCTGTGCGCTGCAATTGTTTGTATGTCTGGTTAACTGACAAACTTGCCAACGAGGGCGCCCTTAGCCCAAAGACCACCGGTCTggtcgaagaaggctgagaCCTGAGCAGGGAGTCGGCCGTACCGTGTAGGAGCACCGAAGATGATACCATCGGCCTCAACAAGGTCGTTGGGAGTAATGATAGGGTACTTGGGCTTCAAAGAAGAGCCAGCATACATCTATGAAGACAACGTCAATACG is a window from the Cryptococcus neoformans var. neoformans JEC21 chromosome 2 sequence genome containing:
- a CDS encoding cytoplasm protein, putative, which translates into the protein MSDVKKPVIIVAFYSTYGHISALAEEVIKGVESTGAIVKPYFIQETLSAEVLEKMYAGSSLKPKYPIITPNDLVEADGIIFGAPTRYGRLPAQVSAFFDQTGGLWAKGALVGKFVSLFTSAAGQHSGHESTAISSFPFFAHQGLVYVPIGYSEPSVGNIDEVSGGSPYGSSTVAASDGHLQPTVKDLRIAAHQGKYFADFVGTFVRGKNIA